Proteins encoded within one genomic window of Empedobacter falsenii:
- a CDS encoding aminotransferase-like domain-containing protein, with product MNSPAEIPYKSFIKIERNSDTPIYLQLANQLAKAIQLGYIPTGTKLLGTRQLSEILTLHRNTIVNSFQELEAQGWIEIVPNKGSYVLSQTSQKFQKTIVPKQFSINLYPDKTGFQFEQSILLDNPYENFNQRLYLTDGIIDHRLAELKLPAKLYSAILKRKTSISKVNQSKNEYFLKNLANYLNLTRGLHISKENILVTRSSEISLFLIAEILLKQNDVVAVANLSYYKSNMIFQTQFAKIKQIKTDEFGIDTDDLRKLCEQFPIRIVYVTPHHHYPTTVTLSSQRRVELLQLSQEFGFAIVEDDYDFDFHYSNHPILPLASSDQNGMVVYTGKFGHYLAPGYRIGFIVAPKNLILEAKKHLSILDQQVDPFIEQVLGEMISEGEINRILKKHRKTYRERRDYFCHKLKTELNDLISFTSPNGGLAVWINFNQPINLMELKRNCAKNELFIPQTILYQTQHQTGIRLGFAHLNFEEIDEVISILKQEIIKKAE from the coding sequence ATGAATAGTCCGGCTGAAATACCATACAAAAGTTTTATCAAAATCGAACGCAATTCGGATACACCGATTTATCTTCAATTAGCGAATCAACTGGCTAAAGCTATACAATTAGGCTATATTCCAACTGGAACAAAATTACTTGGAACGAGGCAATTAAGTGAGATTTTAACGCTTCATCGCAATACAATTGTCAATAGTTTTCAGGAACTTGAAGCTCAAGGTTGGATAGAAATCGTTCCAAATAAAGGAAGTTATGTGTTAAGTCAAACTTCTCAAAAATTTCAAAAAACCATTGTTCCAAAACAATTTTCAATCAATTTGTATCCTGATAAAACGGGTTTTCAATTTGAACAATCGATACTTTTGGATAATCCATACGAAAATTTTAATCAACGATTATATTTAACCGATGGAATAATCGATCATCGGTTAGCAGAACTAAAACTTCCTGCTAAATTATATTCAGCTATTTTAAAACGAAAAACGTCAATTTCGAAGGTAAATCAGTCCAAAAATGAGTACTTTTTAAAGAATTTAGCAAATTATCTCAACTTGACACGAGGTTTACATATTTCGAAAGAGAATATTTTGGTAACGAGAAGTTCAGAAATTTCACTTTTTCTGATTGCTGAAATTCTACTAAAACAAAATGATGTTGTTGCTGTCGCAAATTTAAGTTATTATAAAAGTAACATGATTTTTCAGACCCAATTTGCTAAAATCAAACAAATAAAAACGGATGAATTTGGAATTGACACCGATGATTTAAGAAAATTATGCGAGCAATTTCCAATACGAATTGTATATGTTACACCCCATCACCATTATCCAACAACGGTTACGCTAAGTTCGCAAAGAAGAGTTGAATTACTGCAACTTTCGCAGGAATTTGGGTTTGCAATTGTAGAAGATGATTACGATTTTGATTTCCATTACAGCAATCATCCTATTTTACCTTTGGCAAGTTCGGATCAAAATGGAATGGTTGTTTACACAGGAAAATTTGGTCATTATCTTGCACCAGGTTATCGAATTGGATTTATTGTCGCACCGAAAAATCTAATTCTCGAAGCGAAGAAACATTTGTCTATTCTTGATCAGCAAGTTGATCCATTTATCGAGCAAGTTTTAGGTGAAATGATTAGCGAAGGTGAAATTAATCGAATTCTAAAAAAACATCGTAAAACTTATCGAGAACGCCGTGATTATTTTTGTCATAAATTAAAAACGGAATTAAACGATCTAATCAGTTTTACGAGTCCAAATGGAGGTTTAGCGGTTTGGATTAATTTTAATCAACCTATAAATTTGATGGAATTAAAACGAAATTGTGCAAAAAATGAATTGTTTATTCCGCAAACAATTTTATATCAAACCCAACATCAAACTGGAATTCGTCTTGGATTTGCTCATCTAAATTTTGAAGAAATAGATGAAGTAATTTCAATTTTGAAACAAGAAATCATAAAAAAAGCTGAATAA
- a CDS encoding lipoate--protein ligase, whose product MIIIDSPSHDAYFNIALEEYLLYHYPTEDIFLLYINAPSIIVGKFQNTLAEINLDYVTENNIKVVRRMSGGGAVYHDLGNLNFSFHTLLGQNDFMDFSTFTEPVVKLLNDLNVPAKLEGRNDLLVDGKKFSGNAKLARNGKMIQHGTILFNSDMSVLGDALKINPLKYVDKAIKSNRARVINLIEYFPNEMTTDELKALLIDELLATNEGATIYHLTTEDLNGVAKLIEEKYQTWDWNFGFSPKYNFKNAKKIPAGFIEVHLDVERGGTIEKAKIFGDFFASEPIEVLENKLVGVKHNDKEIAKVLNSVDVTDYFGKVTIDEILELFR is encoded by the coding sequence ATGATTATCATCGATTCGCCATCTCACGATGCGTATTTCAATATAGCTTTAGAAGAATATTTATTGTACCATTATCCAACGGAAGATATTTTTTTGTTGTACATCAATGCACCGTCAATAATTGTTGGGAAATTTCAGAATACATTGGCCGAAATTAATTTGGATTATGTGACCGAAAATAACATCAAAGTTGTTCGTCGTATGTCGGGTGGTGGAGCTGTTTATCACGATTTAGGGAATCTAAATTTTTCTTTCCATACCTTATTGGGACAGAATGATTTTATGGATTTTTCGACTTTTACAGAACCTGTAGTCAAATTATTAAACGATCTGAATGTTCCTGCAAAATTGGAGGGAAGAAACGATTTGTTGGTTGATGGTAAAAAGTTTAGTGGAAATGCGAAATTGGCTCGTAATGGCAAAATGATTCAACACGGAACGATCCTTTTTAATTCGGATATGTCTGTTTTAGGCGATGCATTAAAAATTAATCCCTTAAAATATGTGGATAAAGCCATAAAATCTAATCGCGCGCGTGTGATTAATTTGATTGAATATTTTCCAAATGAAATGACGACGGATGAACTGAAAGCTTTGTTGATTGATGAACTGTTAGCAACAAATGAAGGAGCAACAATTTATCATTTAACAACCGAAGATTTGAATGGTGTAGCGAAATTGATTGAAGAAAAATACCAAACATGGGATTGGAATTTTGGTTTTTCACCGAAATATAATTTCAAAAATGCGAAGAAAATTCCAGCAGGTTTTATCGAAGTTCATTTGGATGTTGAGCGAGGCGGAACAATAGAAAAAGCTAAAATATTTGGCGATTTCTTTGCTTCAGAACCGATAGAAGTATTAGAAAATAAACTAGTTGGTGTAAAACATAACGACAAAGAGATTGCAAAAGTTCTGAATTCTGTTGATGTAACAGATTATTTTGGAAAGGTTACAATAGACGAGATTTTAGAATTATTTCGATAA
- a CDS encoding TonB-dependent receptor plug domain-containing protein has protein sequence MKKITMVLCLAAQSIFAQNANDTIAIGEVSILDNRLNTPLSKENRNIYVLSKSEINKLPARSLQDVLQYASGIDLRQRGPFGTQADISMDGGSFEQTLILLNGVKIMDHQTAHNALNLPIPLEAIDRIEVVRGPAARVYGNNSLTGVINIVTRQPKKTGVYANTYFGTNFKKDTEDTGDTYTSRGVQLGANLAKETHQHQLYVSHDWGNGYRYNTAYENNKLYYQGNFQFDDANSLVASYGYVKNGFGANGFYASPGDKNSKELIETTLVNIQSKHQLSNRITLAPRVSYRYNFDDYRYYKNDLSKARSLHYSNSISGEVNSTYQLNKGQIGVGAEYRNEQISSTSIKNHTRDNIGFYAEYKTDITPKLNVNVGTYVNYNSQYGWQAFPGIDASYAVNSNLKLMVNAGTSQRIPSFTDLYLDQRPGNIGNANVESEKAFQTEIGFKYNKRNWTFNAYYFYRSITDFIDWVRLTSNEPWEAQNFGDLRTNGFNTKISYLANLSANQNLKFSLSYSYLDPEFKNVDDQYNSKYKIESLKHQLINTIDYTIGRTTLSFANRYNTRQSYKSYWITDARINHSFKNNLSIYFDAQNIFNTTYNEAGAIPLPTTWMSLGVKFTGI, from the coding sequence ATGAAGAAGATTACTATGGTATTGTGTTTAGCTGCACAAAGTATTTTTGCACAAAATGCGAATGATACCATTGCAATAGGTGAAGTTTCTATTTTAGATAACCGTCTGAATACGCCACTTTCTAAAGAAAATAGAAACATTTATGTGTTAAGTAAATCAGAAATAAACAAATTACCTGCACGTTCTTTACAGGATGTGTTGCAGTATGCATCTGGAATAGACTTGCGTCAACGAGGACCGTTTGGAACGCAAGCTGATATTTCGATGGATGGCGGAAGTTTTGAGCAAACATTGATTTTGTTGAATGGAGTAAAAATTATGGATCATCAAACGGCTCATAATGCGTTAAATCTTCCCATTCCTCTAGAAGCGATTGACAGAATTGAAGTGGTACGTGGTCCGGCTGCTCGTGTTTACGGAAATAATAGTTTGACAGGTGTTATTAATATTGTCACGCGTCAACCAAAGAAAACGGGCGTTTATGCGAATACCTATTTTGGAACAAATTTTAAGAAAGATACCGAAGATACAGGCGATACCTACACTAGTAGAGGTGTGCAGCTTGGTGCGAATTTGGCAAAAGAAACGCATCAACATCAGTTGTATGTGAGCCATGATTGGGGAAATGGATACCGATACAATACGGCTTACGAGAACAATAAATTATATTATCAAGGAAACTTTCAGTTTGATGATGCCAATAGTTTAGTTGCTTCGTATGGTTATGTAAAAAATGGATTTGGAGCAAATGGTTTTTATGCTTCACCGGGTGATAAAAATTCGAAAGAATTGATTGAAACAACATTAGTTAACATTCAATCTAAGCATCAATTATCGAATCGAATTACGTTAGCACCACGAGTGAGTTATCGTTACAATTTCGATGATTATCGCTATTATAAAAATGATTTGAGCAAAGCTCGTTCTCTGCATTATTCAAATTCTATTTCGGGAGAAGTGAATTCTACGTATCAATTGAATAAAGGGCAAATTGGAGTAGGAGCTGAATACCGAAATGAGCAAATTTCGTCCACAAGTATCAAAAATCATACTCGCGATAATATTGGATTTTATGCGGAATATAAAACGGATATTACACCAAAATTGAATGTAAATGTCGGAACGTATGTTAACTATAATTCGCAATATGGTTGGCAAGCATTTCCGGGAATTGATGCTAGTTATGCGGTAAATTCGAACTTGAAATTGATGGTAAATGCAGGGACAAGTCAGCGAATTCCTTCGTTTACAGATTTATATTTAGATCAGCGACCAGGAAATATAGGAAATGCAAATGTAGAATCTGAGAAGGCTTTTCAAACCGAAATTGGATTCAAATACAACAAGAGAAATTGGACGTTTAATGCCTATTATTTTTATCGTTCGATCACAGATTTTATCGATTGGGTACGTTTAACATCTAACGAACCTTGGGAAGCGCAAAACTTTGGAGACTTGAGAACGAATGGATTTAATACGAAGATTTCGTACTTAGCAAATCTTTCTGCGAATCAAAATTTGAAGTTTTCTTTGAGCTATTCTTATCTTGATCCTGAGTTTAAAAATGTGGATGATCAATACAATTCTAAATATAAAATAGAAAGTTTAAAACATCAGCTAATCAATACAATAGATTACACAATCGGAAGAACTACTTTAAGTTTTGCAAATCGTTATAATACACGTCAATCGTATAAATCTTATTGGATTACTGATGCAAGAATTAATCATTCATTCAAAAATAATTTGAGTATTTATTTTGATGCGCAAAACATTTTTAACACAACATATAACGAAGCTGGAGCAATTCCGTTACCAACAACTTGGATGAGTTTAGGAGTCAAATTTACAGGAATTTAG